From Lewinellaceae bacterium:
AGCCTGAAAAATGATCCCTCCTTCATCGTAATGCTCGTTGACATAGTGGATCGTTATCCCGGAGACTTTGTCGCCGGCAGCCTTCACCGCCCGGTGGACGTGCATGCCGTACATGCCTTTGCCGCCGTATTTGGGAAGCAGCGCCGGGTGAATATTGACCATGCGCTTTTCGTAAGCCCGCACCAGGTAATCCGGAATGAGCCATAAAAAGCCAGCCAGAACGATGAGGGAAATGTCTTTTTCTCTAAGGGCTTGCAACAGTTCCTCGGTTTCGTAGAAACTCCGGCGGCCGGCCACCATTTTATCAATGCCATATTCGCCCGCAATGTCCAGCACGGGCGCCGTTGCCTTATTGGAAACGACCAGCGCTACGTGAATATTAGCATTTTCCTTAAAATATTCGATGATTTTTCTCGCATTTGTTCCGGTTCCGGAAGCAAAAATTGCAATGTTGGCCATTTTAGATGGTTCGATTGTTGGATTGTTCCATTGTTCGGGTTTCTGGCTGCCCAAACGAATGGCTGCACGTACACCGTACACCGCCAAACCCCGCACCGACACGTACACCGTACACTGCCAGTACCTGCACGTACACCCTACACCGCCCAACCCCGCACCGCTCCGTACACCTTGATACCGCCAGTACCGGCACGTACACCGTACCCCCCCCAACCTCCCTACTCAAACTCCAGCTCCGCAAAGCGGTATTGCCGGCCGCTTTCGCCGTAGACCATCATGCGGCGGCTTCCGATCTGCTTGCAGATTTTGGGGCGGGTGATGATTTCAGCGTCGCGGTTGTTGAAGAGCGGATACATGCGCATCTGCCCGTCTTTGCGCAGTTCAGCCAGGGCGACCACGGAATTGCGGCCGTTGAAGTTGTAGAGACGGTTCGAGCCGTCATTGCTGAAGTTCCGGCTGTTGTCATTGAAGATGAAGTACAGGCGGTCGCGTACGATAGACATGGCGTAGGAAGAATAATACCCGCCGTCATTGACCGTTTCCTGGCGCTTGGGGATGCGGGCCGCCCACTCGATGCCCCCGTCCGGCTGTATGTTCACGACGATGATGTCATTGTAGTTGTAGTAATAATCGAAGCGCAGGGTGCCGTCCCAGTAGCGGTAAGCGCGTTCGAACACATAATATTGCTCGGCGACCAGCACGGCCCCGCCGTCGCTGCGCAGGACCAGTTCATCCAGGGAAAAGCGATAGAGCTCTGGTTCCCGGCCGGTATCGTCGTTGGCTTCCGCGCGGCTGGCGCGCCGCAGCTCTCCCGGCCGCATGAATTCTGCCCTGAACTGGAAGTCAAACTCCTTAAAGCTCAGGTTGAAAATCTCCTTGGTGGCATTATTGAGCTTGAAAAAACAGGTACCTTTTACGCTGTAGGTCCCTTTCTCGGAAAAGAAGCCGGCACACACCAGGTTGCCGTCATCGGCGATGCGGAAAGCCAGGTCGGTGATGAATTTGTCTTCCAGGGCGACGTGGTATTCCTGCACGTCCTCGCCCTGTTGGGTATAGGCCAGGATGATGTACTGGTAATTCGGCCTCCCCCGGCGGCGCTCGCGCACGCCGTCCAGGTAAAGCACGCCCATGAGATAGACGTTGCCCTTGCTGTCTATGCGGTAATCCTCGATGGCGAACTGCTGGTCGGAATAGGGCAGGATGATGTCCCGGCTCCAAACCTTATTCATTTGCTGGTCAAAGACGTTCAGCGCGAAGCGCTCGGGGTCGCGCTTTTGATAAGGAAGCTGGCTGTACAGCAGCACTTTGGAGCTGTCGCTGGAAATGACGAGGTTGAAAGAGCCTTCTTTGGCTTTGTTCTGGGCCTCCACTTCCGCCAGCATCACCAGGTCTTTGGAGGGTTGCAGCCGTTTGCTGACCTTCTGGTAGAAGAGGTAGTTTTTCTTTTGAGCCTGGTTGTTGAAGCTGGTGAACAGATAGAGCTGGCCTCCGATCATGGCTACATCCTCGAAATCGCGGCGCTTGCCTTTGTATTTCAGGTCCATCTGCTCCGATTTGCGCAGGCGCATTTCATTGTCGTAGTATTCTATGTAGGCCTGCTCGTTCGACAGGGCGCCTTCGTTCTTGCGCCGCAGCATGTACAGGCCCTCTTTGTTGACGGAGATGGCTTTCGTAATGCGGGTGCCGGCGGGTTCCGTCAATTCTTCCCCCCACCGGGCGGTGGCGGGCACGTCGTCGCGTTGGGCGCAAAGGGCCGCCGTCCACAGCAAGAGCCCGGTTAACGCTGTATATCTGATGGTATGGATCATGCCTGTTTGTTTGAACGGCAAAGATACTTATTCTGTGGGGAATGGAAGAAGGGGAATCACTCGAATCGGTTTCTATTCTTTATCTGGAGGCGGGAGTTTTGAGGTACTTGGAGATGAAAGAATAGATCTCATTTGTGTAATTGCTGCTTCATTCAACCGGATCACCCGTTCATCCTGGCTTAAGCCGCTCCGTATCAATTCGGCGTTTATGGCTTCCAGGTTTGCCAAAACGAGTAATTGCTCTGTTGTGGCCTGATCTCTAATGTTTCCTCTGGCTTCCGGATTTTGCATCCGCCACTCTTTGGCGGTCATGCCGAACAAGGCAAGGTTTAGAATATCAGCTTCCCCAGCATAGACCAGGCCACTGGTTTTGTTTTGTGCCAAGCGGGGCGGGATTAATGTTTCTTTGATTGCATCGGTATGAATGGAGTAATTGATCTTGGCCAGAATACGCTTAATGTTCCAGTCTAAAGCTTCATGTCGTTCTCGCGCTTCGATTTCCTTGAGGCGCTGGAATTCTTTAATCAGATAAAGCTGGAAAGGCGGGCTCAACCAGTAGCAGAAACCCAGAGCGATGTCGCGGTGGGCGAAGGTACCTCCATAACGTCCGGCTTTGGACTGGACGCCAATGGCTTTGGTTTCCTTGATCCACCGAGACATGGAAAGCACGAAGCGGTTCGTGCCTGCTTCGTTTTTAATCTTATCGAATTCGATAAGATTAAAATCCGGGTTATGGAGTTTTTCCCAAACGCCCAGAAATTCGATAGTGTCCTTGTTTCTGAACCAGTTGACAATAAGAACGGACGGATTATCGGCATTGAATTTCTTGGCGATATCGGTCAGGGAGAAATATTCCTCCCGCCCTCTTTTCGGCAGCAAAGTAATCTCGCTTCCCTGAACCGTGAGTGATTTTTTTTTCTTAGCCATAATGGCAAATATACAATATCTTGGTTTTAAATAAAACCAAAATGTGTTTAAATTACAATATTTTGAAATATTTCGCCGAATCCGAAGGAGTTGACCTTTCGCTTTCCGCTCTGTTAAATAGGAAAATTTCCAATAAACCCCCTCTCCCAACCCCCTGTTTCTGGGAAAAAACCAGGATTGCCCGTTCCAGGTTCTTTCGCATTTGCCTGTTAAAGAAGAAATATAGGATACCCTCTTCCTACAGGAGCCGAAACTGCCACGCCTACTGCCGGACAGTTATGGTTTCACAATTCCACCATTTCATTATTTCTCTCGGCGGCATTGCTGAGCCTGCTTGCCAAACCGGACATGGAAAGCCTGTGTATAAAAAGGTATATTGATGTTTTCCAATCCGCCGCTTCAAGCCCGAGCGCAATGGTAAATTCCACCCCGACAACACACCCGGCAGCACAATACAATTTGGAGCTATCTTCTTTCCAACAATAGGACAATCCAGCAATCCACCAATATACCCCCCCCCTACTTAATCGCCCTATACTGCGCCGCATTAGACG
This genomic window contains:
- the purN gene encoding phosphoribosylglycinamide formyltransferase, translating into MANIAIFASGTGTNARKIIEYFKENANIHVALVVSNKATAPVLDIAGEYGIDKMVAGRRSFYETEELLQALREKDISLIVLAGFLWLIPDYLVRAYEKRMVNIHPALLPKYGGKGMYGMHVHRAVKAAGDKVSGITIHYVNEHYDEGGIIFQASCPVRPEDEPEDIARKVQQLEHKHFAPVVEQIVLNLKK
- a CDS encoding KilA-N domain-containing protein, which codes for MAKKKKSLTVQGSEITLLPKRGREEYFSLTDIAKKFNADNPSVLIVNWFRNKDTIEFLGVWEKLHNPDFNLIEFDKIKNEAGTNRFVLSMSRWIKETKAIGVQSKAGRYGGTFAHRDIALGFCYWLSPPFQLYLIKEFQRLKEIEARERHEALDWNIKRILAKINYSIHTDAIKETLIPPRLAQNKTSGLVYAGEADILNLALFGMTAKEWRMQNPEARGNIRDQATTEQLLVLANLEAINAELIRSGLSQDERVIRLNEAAITQMRSILSSPSTSKLPPPDKE